Below is a genomic region from Sorghum bicolor cultivar BTx623 chromosome 9, Sorghum_bicolor_NCBIv3, whole genome shotgun sequence.
AATGACAGCCAACAGAATCAGCCTAAAAAATGGTTAATTTCACGAGAGATTTTACCGACGATATACTAGTACGATATACTAGTACGGCATGCCAAGCTTTTATTAGCTTTTTCTCTTTGATTATTACAGTTGATGTTTACAGCCTCAGAACGAATGACTGCAAAAACTATTGAGTTTAGATTTTCCGTTCTTGCAGACCTGCACGCCATTATGTTCATAATGTATTGCTATGTTGGTGCAAATATTGGATCACAATTTACATCCATTTGTTTTCCTAAGGATTTTTATTACTCGCTTCCTATTTATTCTCGTTCATGAAAATGACTATTCATTCTGTTTAATCCTTCGTCCGgacaataataacattttttttttgtgatgtgTGAACTGAGTAGGATGCCGTCGTCGTCTTCGGTGCCGGCGAGGCCGGACAACGTCGCGGAAGCCACGGCCGCCACGAGCAATGGACTCCCCGTGCTCAACCCTACCGCCGCGTTACCTTCGCCAGCAGTACGTGCCATCGCCGGGTACGGCCACCCGGCCACCACCGGCGTCGCCGCCGCGAACGCCATGGCGGTGCGTGCTCCCGGTGGAGAACCTGGGAGGAACACGCTGGAGATGCTCTTGCGCTTCGCTAGATGGAATAGCcacccgccgccaccgccatggGCACAGAGCTTTGCGGCGGGCATGTCCCCGCGGGGCCAGCCGCTGGTCCACTCTCCCTCCACGACGTCCCCCGGGTGGGCCCCCTCGTCGTTCGCCTCCGGGACGCCGGCGGGACCgaatggcggcggcggcagcagcagtgTTGGCGGCCGTGGCGCTGCCGCCGTCGCCCACTGGTACGATCCCGGTCCCGGCAGTAGCGGCGCGGGGCGCGGGAAACCACAAGACGCGAGGCCCCTTCAAATCACTGCGGCCGCAACCGCCGCCACCGGATCCAGCTCAGCCAGCAAGACGAAGTCGCCGCCACTGGCAGGCGACAGCGCACAACATGAACGCCTGGCGCCTGTGCTCGCGATGCCGACTACCCAGGGGAAGGTCGCCGCGGCGGCGAATGGCCGCGCCAGGATGCGCGCGCCCAAGGCCGACATCGGTGGCAGCAGCAGTAAGCCGGCGCCGTCCAGGAAGCCGAGGCAGAGGGCCGCCAGCAAGCAGCGAATCGGCGCTGGCGCgagcctcgccgtcgtcgagaaCCAGCCTGCTGGGCCGGCGAAATCCGGCGCCAGCACGGACGCGCAGAGCAGTGGTCTTCAGATCGTCCCTGTTCCGCCGCCGGCAGGCAACGGCAGGAAGAGGAAGCAGAACGCTTCCGCGGGGCCGACAAGATTCAGCAGCCTGGGCGCCAGGAGGAGCGCCGTGAACGCGGTGgcaccgccggcgccggcgccggcgaagAAGCACACCATCCTGACATGGCTCATCGACGGCGGCTTCCTGTCCGACGGAGAGACGGTGTACTACGTTCCAGGGGACAGCGGCGGCGCGGGCAAGGAGAAGATCGTGTCGGGCGCGGTGACCCGAGCCGGCGTCCACTGCAACTGCTGCGACGCCGTGGTGCCGCTGCCGGTGTTCGAGGTCCACGCCGGGCGCGTCCCCGGCAccgggcagcagcagcagcaggtggcGTGGGAGAAGCTCCTCCTCGTGTCCGGCGACTCCCTCCTGCAGTCCATGCAGGAGGCGTGGCAGAACGAGAAGGTGAGGACCTTCCATGCGCAGGCCAAGGTGAGGGCCGCGctggagcaggaggaggagaagaactCGCAGGCCAAGAGGAGGCTCCTCGCCAAGCATCAGAAGAAAGGGGTTGTCGTCGAGAGGATCATGTCTCCTAGGATGGAGAAGATCAAGGCAGGCGAGAAGGACTCCAGCGACGACGCCTGCGGCGTCTGCGCCGACGGCGGCGAGCTCCTCTGCTGCGACTTTTGCACCTCCACCTTCCATCCGGAGTGCCTCGCCATTGAGGTTTGTATATACTCCTGTCCTGTGTGTTTGTAACAGCAAAATTCTCTCTGTCTGAAAAAACATCGCTGGAATCCTTTTCAGGTTCCAGATGGCTCGTGGTCGTGCCACTACTGCCGGTGCACGCTGTGCATGTCGAACGACGATCAGGACCTGTCCACATGCCAGGAGTGTGCTTGCAAGTGTACGCCTCTCACTCGCTTGCTGAGTCACTGTCTCAACTGGTCTTTTTCTCTGCTGCTTTCTGAAGAGAAAGAGAAACTAATGGGGGTAAGGTAAACTGATAATGCAGATCATGAGAGCTGCCGTCCATTGCTAGGCAACGGGCGCGACATCGGCGCGTACTGTGGTGAGATCTGCAAGAAGGTGAAAAAACTTGTTGATATGCAACTATTTGCTCATTATATTTGATTTTTATTCTTGTGTTATATAAACTGAACatggtgtttttttttctctttggaTGGATATGGATGGATGTTTCAGCTCTCCGCTAAGCTTTCAGAAGTTATAGGTGTGATGAACAGCACGGAGGATGGTTTCTCGTGGTCGCTCTTGAGAATTCACGAAGACGAACCAGCCAGCTCCCAAGGAATGCCTGCTGTTCTGGAACGCAACGTGAAGCTTGCGGTGGCACTCGGTGTGCTCAACCAGTGCTTCAATCCAGTGAAGGATCGGCGCACAAAGATCGATATGCTCCATCAAGCCGTGTATAGCCTTGGGTAAGTCTTTTGAGTCAGAGTGAGGCGTCCATGTGTTTTTACTAACCTGAGATTGATGTCATTCAGTTATTAGAGTGTTAATTCTGTCACTTATTTAGAAGATGTTTCATGCTTGAACAGGTCTCAATTTAAACGGCTAAGCTATGAAGGGTTCTATACAATGATTCTAGAGAAGGATGGGGAGATCGTTTCAACAGCCCTGCTGAGGTTTGGATTCAGTTTCTCTTTGTGTCTGTACTCGACACCCTTAACAGTTAGTTTATCGCAGGCTTTGTTATTATTTCTTTATT
It encodes:
- the LOC8071214 gene encoding uncharacterized protein LOC8071214 — translated: MAVRAPGGEPGRNTLEMLLRFARWNSHPPPPPWAQSFAAGMSPRGQPLVHSPSTTSPGWAPSSFASGTPAGPNGGGGSSSVGGRGAAAVAHWYDPGPGSSGAGRGKPQDARPLQITAAATAATGSSSASKTKSPPLAGDSAQHERLAPVLAMPTTQGKVAAAANGRARMRAPKADIGGSSSKPAPSRKPRQRAASKQRIGAGASLAVVENQPAGPAKSGASTDAQSSGLQIVPVPPPAGNGRKRKQNASAGPTRFSSLGARRSAVNAVAPPAPAPAKKHTILTWLIDGGFLSDGETVYYVPGDSGGAGKEKIVSGAVTRAGVHCNCCDAVVPLPVFEVHAGRVPGTGQQQQQVAWEKLLLVSGDSLLQSMQEAWQNEKVRTFHAQAKVRAALEQEEEKNSQAKRRLLAKHQKKGVVVERIMSPRMEKIKAGEKDSSDDACGVCADGGELLCCDFCTSTFHPECLAIEVPDGSWSCHYCRCTLCMSNDDQDLSTCQECACKYHESCRPLLGNGRDIGAYCGEICKKLSAKLSEVIGVMNSTEDGFSWSLLRIHEDEPASSQGMPAVLERNVKLAVALGVLNQCFNPVKDRRTKIDMLHQAVYSLGSQFKRLSYEGFYTMILEKDGEIVSTALLRIHGRKVAEMPFAGTLPAYRKQGMMHRVVSAVEQVLASVQVETLIIPAIASMVDTWKRSFSFRPVDPQLREELKRLSLVVITGTTMLHKPVASPPPPPPPPLPLPLPQLLPPSPQQAGSSEEWWRKYADPAARLTDDERAFLEMDPDTAPPFRYADLVRGNVSLHNFCRAGNSSSSACGAAVSPGGRSISAALPAGPGGSAVQPGAGGGSGWRSCGEAASAMAPQPSYPRRDRSGLLHGMK